In Plodia interpunctella isolate USDA-ARS_2022_Savannah chromosome 4, ilPloInte3.2, whole genome shotgun sequence, the sequence CCTCGGTCCCCCATATTACAATCGCCGCTTTCGGACAACCAGTTTCTTTATGCCCTGCAGCCAGTACTTCAAATTATCCTTTGTGTTTCAAAACGTACAAAATGCATGTcctttcaattaaaatttgaataaccACTTCtactaaacatatatatagtgTACTCAGTTATATCTTCACATTTACCACCAACACCTTTCACAAATCAGATTTTATGACAAAGACTTATAGATATTTTGCGtgttacaacatttttaaacacgattttattaattgttattagaAATACTTTAGTTTCACTTTAATTCAGACAGAAAGCTGCCGGCTACAAGTTCTACTCCACGCGCGTACGTTTTGTCTTCATTTGTACTTAAAGTCAATAAAGTTGGCAACGTCGCATAGCGAGACGCTAAACAAGTGAACAGAGGCGCCCTCAACGCGCAGCGGCCATTACAGAAACGATCGAACATAGACGAAGTGAGACCGAATATGCACGAAACGGCAACAAGTTCGTCCAGCAACCGGTCAATAAGACGATTAGCGCAAACAGAACTATCTGCCTTCGTATTGAaattcttttgtttctttagcgagatgaaataaaacaataagactaaaatattatgttggcatttatttttagattatttgaTGAATAATCTTCATTATAGCAGTTAACAAAAGCAAATTCaatgctataaaataataggaataataaaattgggaCTGgcctatatataaaaaataaaaaatagcgtAATACACCGAAAGTGTGTGATGCGCGCACATTCGGTGacatacctaattatatttttaatttttaacattaaagaaatatgtttgaaagtaataaatatttgtcaatccaccaaaaaaattgcataaagTGATTCAAATAagcttaaaattaatgaaacttttttgagCAAGCAATGAAATCAAGGATCTATAAATTGGTCGATACTGAAAAGCACGattaaaacaaagcaaaaTCATACTTACCGATGACATCgtcaatcaataaaaaagatgaaataataaacagcGTGTAAACTCTTCAACGGCAAGAGTGAAATCGTCACATAATGATTGGACCTACAAAaaccatttataaattaaaatactagtacctatattttgttctttttatgaatttaattattcttccATCTTGATATTAGGTTacatataaagttaaaatacgTGTAGTAACAGACAAAAAAGTAGGAAGTAGTAAGAAAGCATGCATAGAAAAACAATCGAGttcatttctttaaaattatatatacagctttatatattctatctaaaattgtaatatgcaattttttatatattttccaagtgactaattatttatagggttttatattataggtaaGTAGTTAATAACATATTAGTTTGGGatttgttttagtttaaaattttatcatctaaatattatatacctcCGTAAAATAAAACGATGATTATCATTATGATTATTCTCAACCATCCACACCGTAAGACATCCAAGTAACATTTGGCTAAtcaaatatgtatgaaattgataataataacgaAAGCACATCgtcattatgaaatatataagatagagtaataaaaaatatgcttttaagtttaaatataggTTCCTATTCCTACTAATAcgaaagcaaaataaaaaaatattaggtatttcaccgattttgacaaaatatatttacgagCAAATACATAACCATATAAGCCGATATGTGAAATCGACACAAAACAATTGTCAATGAACACCTATCACTGTTGATTCTCAATACCCTGttccatataataatattaatacaacgCCTTACTGACAATATTCAGTGAAGTAAAAGctgcataatatatattggatGGCTAGCAAAGTTGCTAAGGTAAGGTGGGATAAGCTGTAGCCGCACTTAGGGTTTTAGCCCTAACATGTAATATGCATATGTTTTACCCACGAAGTGCGGCTGCACCTAGGTCTAGCGGGCTAAACCTTAGCTAGTGAGCTAGACCTAGTTGTAGCCCGCTTATTTCcggtactggaagtattataatCTGTGTCTCCGGCAAGGCCTAAGTTTAGGCTTTATCATACTGGCTAGATCTAGATGCAGTCGATCACATATTTAAGATTAGATTCATTAATGTATATCCGTGGTCCATGAATTCTAGTACCCATATATATGTAAGTGTATACTATTTTCGACCTTTTTTTTGATATTACTTACATTTAGATGATGTCATGTTCCATTTCTATTTCAGtctattatgtaaaaaatctgATGCCCTCATATTTAGGTACTAGCATTCATGttaggttttaaaaaaaatatgcacgCGAAATAACCTAATCTTAAATTTACATCTAACAATCTGCGAGCACTTAGGTCTAGCCGGTATGATAAAGACAAAACCTAAGCTTAGGATAGatctaaaattatgaaatttacataattttatcattctccaaaatgttgtaaatttaaaattaatttaatattttcaaaaactaaataaagtttttacattaagtcttagaaaaataatctgtttttaggaaataagtacatacatattttttataaaagtatttcgTGTAAActgacaaaataatatgttataccTAGGCATATACGCATgtattaaatatcaaatataacatttatgaCTTAAGGTTCTGGAAATATCAAGAAAgtcttaacataaatatttacataaccttactttttttaaaatttcatcacaagagaaaatcttttaattttaaaacaaatacggATCTACGAGATCCTAATTCTGTTGTTTGCATAGGTAGTAGACAAATAACTggtatgttttaaaaacaaaacaacaagaACAGAATCACAAGATTCTAAGCAGACAGGTACTCACCTACaactatacaattttttcatATGGTTATGTACATAGGTATACGTAATGTCACTTCGGCCTACGGCAGCCATTTGCTTACAAAATTAGAatgtataaaactataaatatcaCTTTCAACATATCACCTATagttagtaattttatatttttcgtattccaaattcttaataataaacattatgtaaTTAGGTCCTTTTATGACAAATTATGAAACTCACCGCGCAAATGTTTAGTTTAAGAGCACACGATTTCAGCGCTTATTACGTAGGGAATTTTGTGTTCGTCGCAACGAATATATGAGTAGACGGACGATGTcactaacaaaaaatatgattggttTAAATTGAATGTGCCGCCAACAAGGAACCAATAGTAAAGCCAGCGTCggctttattttttgtttatattacaaCATAGCTACATCTACTCTACGTTGCCTCATTGCACTGATGCACACATTCACAGTACGAACTATTTTCACCAACGAAAATGTATTATGAATATTGTTCAATTTGCTTGACTAAACTGTACGTTATGTCTTTGTACTAGAGTTCGTGATTAATTGAATGAGGGTGAATGAATGAGAGAACGACAACGGGGGACAGCACTACACAAATCAAATGGCGATCGGTCGGTGCGAAAGTCTGTCGCATTCTCGTTTAATATTTGGTGTATATCAggttcatttaaatttatttgaagagTATAATTGCACCAAAATCTGGTTTATTTGTATCTGAAGACtagatgttaaaataaattgtatcaaGTTAATCTCACTGTAATAACTTCGTTACTAGAGCTGTGATGAACATTTTTGTGCTTATGTGCAGTGAATAAAGAATTACTGTGATCACATATGGACCGAGGTGTTAAAACTGTATAGACGAGCATATATTTGCCGTGTAGTAATTGGAATAATACTTTGAAATGTTCATTGTTGTGAGAAATTCTAACCTCAACTGTGCGTCTTTGTGAATACGTCGGAACTTTTCCTGTCGCCTGGTACGAAATCTACGTAAAAGTTTACCTCATTTGTTATATATGATTCAACGCGAGTATCAAATGAACAACGGGTTTAGTACAGGAGAAGAAGATTCAAGAGGTAATTTGGATCAAATATGTTGCCTTGTGGATGATGGTGAGCGATGCAGACGGTCTGCTGGGAACGCCGCATACAGCAAGCGCATTCAGAAGACTGTCACGCAGAGAAGGCTCAAACTCAATATAGATCTTCAGGTAAGTCATACACAACACATGTGGTatggtattattattttcatattgtaattaatttgttctgAATATCAGACTTTATCTATGCATGGAGATAAGATCTTGATTTCTTTCTAATATATCGAAATATTTAAGCattttatgcattttaaaGACCACAGGGTATTATTTCCAGGCAAGGCATACATACATTTGTGATTTTCACAAAAACATGATACAATGTGCAAGAACTAAGCAGAGGAGAGTTAAGGACTCTGAAGACGATAGCAATGAGGCTGAGATGGATTCACCAGAAGTAGACTGGTTTCAATTGCAAGTGCCCACGTTGAGGAGGTACAAGAAGCACTATAAGGTCCCCACTAGGCCGGGATGGAACAAGGCTCAATTAGCtgaagtaagtttatttaagttttgttGCATAATCTTCCAAGTTACTCTGTCATTTGGTGATAtccatcaaattttaattacggagatgctacttttttatttcactcttGACAAACCTgctatgtaagtaaaaattcaaaaaaaggTGTATTATATAATCCATTAGTTGATCCCCTTTACAGTAGCTTGCAGTACATGTACCTACATAGAATTTTGTGTAGTCACATTTTGGGTAGCACAAGGTGTgatatatgttaaaataaataaatggataatACTCCACTTTAACCTTACATCATGATGTAAGGTTAAAGTGGACCCATGGGTCCAATGGAGAAAACACAGAAATGGGCACAACACATCTAGAACCCAAAAAAATTTggtgattatatatatacaaatatttcccCACACAAGGATTTGAGCCTCCAGATAGTGGATGGGTGTGGTAACTATTCAACTGTTTGtcaacagatttttttaaaatacccaAATGTAATGATTATTTGGTTTTGTTAGGACATTGTCTAGAatctagaaaaatatataacttgaAAAATTCTTACTCTTTATGCTATATGTCTACAGGAATAGTCCTTGGGCAGTTTAGGTTCATTACTTGAAACTTGATAAGTATTTactaaactgtatttttttacaggcTATTCAGAAACACTTCAAGTCATTACCAGTCAATGAAAAGGAAATCACAACATACTTCATTTACATGGTGAAAACAAACGGCAATAAATTGGACCAgaaaaatggaataaattcAGATTCCCTTTAATTTAGTGTATGTGactgttatttacataaatgtagTTTTAACATTTAGATATAAGTCCATGACTCCTCAATTTTCTCTTATATTTTCAATCTACAATCTAGATACTTTACAAAAGTATAGATATATGAATTGAGAAtcattatgaatatattttgaagtataTTACTTCATGCCAAATTGATAATGCTACAGATTGCAATGAAATAAGCAATAGCATGGATTGGAttggtattaattttattttaagaatgcCCAAATGAACTTCTGTAGATTTGATTTCAAGTTTTTGTTAATATCAATTTACAGAGttcaaaatgattatttattgtaccACTTAGCATAGTTTGATGAATTTTCAATAGTGTTAATTACGAAATCTTAACAGCTCTCATATACGTAGCTCAGTAGCAGTTGTGAAGATAGCATACAAGCATGGTGGAAGACATAAATGAAcccaattataaatatatggtCGGGGAATATTTGCCTCATATTACAACTCATCTTCAGaaccaaaattatttgatgatATATAACCAtcatctgttatttttttctgattctAAACTTACTATCACACTTTTGTCactaatttcaattaaaagtttcaattaggtgaataaatatttctttggcTAGCTAGCTTATCTGGCTAGCTCTTTATTACTCCATATGCTAAAATCAATTGACAGTCTATATTTAAACTTCAATGTgctaatttcaaaaatgtggTTGTGGTGTGAAAACCTTTAAACTTTAGTAAAACTATTTTCTGATGTGAATTTTCAGTTTGTGTTATAAATTCAGCtgaagtaaaaataacatggatgaaaaaaaatatttttaatttaatctcaCTATTACGTATTCATAACagagtaatttatttagtaaagtTGGAAAATTTTTCAAACTGTTTGCACTCACAAAAGGTTTGAGTGTTCTAAACCTTTTTAAAAACCCAAATAAAACGTACAATCAATTTAGTGCTTGTGAAtagtttttacaaattttattccaCATAATTGACAAGTGTATTCTGTGAGATATCGATTTTTCAGGTTGGTGGATTGAGTGTTCTAGGTAGTGACCTAGTAAGTGACCAGTACCTACTTTCTCgatgtataaattttacaatattttttctgcgCCGTGAAgtttttaccatttttttcttaaatgttatgtaaacatacgagtataatgaataattaaaaagaaaatcacccacaccacacacacatatttcaaaatatgggAAACTTTCCCAAACTGACTAGACAAGTTGATGGCTTTTTGCAATGTAATTAATTCTGAGGGAAATGCAATGTCTAATTTAAATACTGTTAAGAATATAAcatgaaaaaattgtaaagtgtaaatttattacattttatgtaacaaatataagtatttcaatcTTCCTCTGATTCTGATGACACCTCTATCCATGTTGAAGCTCCCTTTTTGGTGATTATCTCTGCAGTTTGAGGTAATGACGCCACGACTGAAATGTAAacgaaaataacaaattaaatttaacggGTTGTAAAGGCGcacactatatttttatcaatgttactagatgttgctgcccgggacttcgcttccgtgggaattttgataatgtacctttctaatggtgaaagaattgaaatcggttcggtagtttcccagattacccgcctcaaacatacaaagtcacaaactcacaaatgcttacctcttaataataatagtaatagatgaacaaaaactaaaaaaaatatatcctataaATTATGCTATACTAAACAAGTAAAGGaaagtattattgttttccattattttatttatttgggtcAGCAAACGATTACACtcataaacttaaaataaactaagcAGTTAATAACATAGTATTTCTAGAAGTGAAACCAACAGCGCTATCCACAAATTACACAATGTAATCAAAGTCTGTGCGGATTTTGGTGGCCAATGTTTTGGCTTAGTAATctgtgactacattgtataattaaatttaacattcccaaggaaggACAGATAGGTAGCcggcggttgtaaaatcacaatggAAGCTTCGAAATCTCAaggttgttatttttatgctgaccGCGAGCTTTGTAGCGTCGAAATGCACCCACGAAAATGGGAAGTGAAAGACAAGATTGTCCACtgtaataatttcaaagtattatttttttaatttgttctaACTTCCTTTCTTATGTTGTATTGCTTCGTTTGCTCCTTGTGTTTTGAAACTATCGTCTTTTCCTACAAATTGACTGGAAGATGGGATAAGTCCCCGATGcctttgtttttgttctttgtgtttttataaactataaagttatttcaaacaaataatttttcaaattaaaataaacattaccgTCGTATTTGCTCGGCTCTggtttttcttcttcaaagtCTTCCTCCATTTTTTCATCCTCATTATCATCCTTCACAACATCAGCGCTGTAGCTCTTGAGGCGAATGTTGAATCTCAGTGAAAGCATGTGGTCTGTCGTTATTATCTCACAGAAGTTTATTTTCTCGCGTTTTTGCCtggaaaataattcaattttctaTAGTACATTGAACGACTTGTCAGagcaaacattatttttctagtATGGATGATTGGTTATAATACGTGAATTGATGTTTGAGTTGTTTAAATTTGCAAATAGTTGAATTCCTAACAATGGTAAATCTctgtttaaataaagaatacattTTCACGTGAactgaaatgtaaaaataaattaaacgtatGCCAAGATAAAACACGATTGACCACAACAATAGAACAATAGGGTATTTGCGGCCATTTTATCTTATCAAAAATGTATCCAGACCCAGTTcttgttttcaaatatttaccgCCAATAGttataatcaatacatataataaaacagtagaaaaaaaatctgtatgtctgtttgtacacgctaatcttcggaactactggacagatttgaatgaaacttttttgttatatagctattaataaatgattttgaaaactggaattgctaaactataggaaatatagaaattacgccttaacaaaagttgttcaacctgatgagcattttctgttgagatataaaaatctaagatttggaacacctgatgtctacatcaggtgttctagatcccatgatggtacagctaaactataggaaatatagaaatgacgctataacaaaagttgttcagcatgatgagcatttcctgttgatgtataaaaatcgaagatctggaacacctgaagaagaatcataatggtccagctaagctataggaaatatatttcagtcgtaaatgagcatcttctgtataggtatcgttacgctttgtctgtatagttaaatttctctaatatttTGACtctttaccaaaaattgttcggccaggCGAatgtcgcgggcatcagcaagtaattaataaataggtattatgtaaatgtaatgtcttaacataattatttatttgtttgctctatttatttatttggtatatttaaaatcccATAAGAATTAggcatgtggttccgccccTAGAATAGGAATACTCTATATTTTCCCGTGGATGTCTTACGTAAGAGAcaaatagacaacaatagcattcccaaggaaggtTGGGGTCAGAAAGGTGGCTggttttaaagttaatttttatgctgACCTCTGGCATCGGGTCATCACAGCTCCAAATGCAATATTAAGCGATCAATCAAGCTGTTTATTGAAGcaaaaaaatcttcaatatATACTACAAAAGTTTAAATGAGATTTGTGTGGAATTTTATGTttcctaaatattataaaggtagtagaattagataattaagTAGATACAATGTTTACACCTTCTAGTAGCATCCATATTGATCACATTCTTCACTAAGTCCACAACATCTTTGCATCTGTCTGCTGCATGTTGTATAGCTCTATGTACTATCTTGGAGTTATACAATGCCGCTCCAGTGAGGTTCAACAGGCATAACTCCTTGTACTGGTTCATGCCAACTGCTAGCAGCCCCCCTCCAGTGCAGATTCCCTCCTCTGTACTGCTTGTACAGACAGACTCCTCGATGAAACTAGGATCTGATATGAGAGTGctggaaaatatattatttgctgTGAACAAGTTCAGTATTGCAATATAAAGTGAGATGTGTGGATTGCTTTATAAGGgtctgtaaaaataatttgtgatgtcttcttcattatcattacatagtgtaaaacaaagttgcttaccactgtctgtctgtccctatatatgcatagatatttaaaagtactcaacaattttttatgcaggttttaatagatagtgattCAAAAGGCAgttttagatatataatttatatgattttcatagtcatattcctcattgCTGAGGGATGTGGCCACACAAGACTACCTGGGTAACATTTATGGAATAGCCTTGTCCATTTCACTACACTTGCTGACAATAATCAACTAGGTTTCCTTACAATGATTTCCTTCACTGCAAGGAAGTAGTGGTCTATTAAAACTACCATATGAACTCATAGCACATATAAGAATACCACCAtcacacactagtgaacttcaGTGTACAGGATGTGTTCCTTCACGTttcctaatttaaaattaaagtggaataaacatattgaaatcacggccaaaaaacttagtacggcagcttttgcagtgagaaggatcagacagtgtacgaacatagatacagctagacttgtgtatttcagctactttcatagcattatgtcctacggactattagttt encodes:
- the Sap30 gene encoding histone deacetylase complex subunit SAP30 homolog, which produces MIQREYQMNNGFSTGEEDSRGNLDQICCLVDDGERCRRSAGNAAYSKRIQKTVTQRRLKLNIDLQARHTYICDFHKNMIQCARTKQRRVKDSEDDSNEAEMDSPEVDWFQLQVPTLRRYKKHYKVPTRPGWNKAQLAEAIQKHFKSLPVNEKEITTYFIYMVKTNGNKLDQKNGINSDSL